A region from the Aegilops tauschii subsp. strangulata cultivar AL8/78 chromosome 5, Aet v6.0, whole genome shotgun sequence genome encodes:
- the LOC109743838 gene encoding cytochrome P450 76M5-like: METSTILWLLYVSAACCILYKVFVRGKNSLKTSSSYARRPPGPAPIPFIGNIFHLQGEPHHALARLAGVYGPVMSLKLGTTTAIIASSASGARDILQKYDHLLAARSITDAGRALGNHERSIVWLPCTSPLWKRLRAVCTNHLFSARGLDATRAVREEKVRELVGSLRAHHAGEAVDVGRVVFSGVLNLVSNVLFSEDVADMSSDRAQELEVLIRGMVEEFTKPNLSDLFPVLSALDLQGRRRRTTQYLRRFNDFFDPIIRRRMKYEGERKDDFLDVLLQLHSVDQLSLEALNCFLSDLFVSGAETNSITVEWTMAELLRQPAVMSKVRAELRETLGPKQHPDESDVDRMPYLRAVVMETMRLHPPSPLLMPHEAMADGAEVGGFAVSKGTKLIVNLWAIMRDPALWKQPEEFIPERFLGADMDFRRKDHGEFMPFGAGRRACPGTPMATRVVTLILASVLHAFEWRLPDGMQPCDVDVRGRFGTSLKMVTPLKAVPVPLF, translated from the exons ATGGAGACTTCTACTATACTATGGCTCCTCTACGTCTCGGCCGCCTGTTGCATCCTCTACAAAGTCTTTGTCCGCGGCAAAAACAGCCTAAAGACGAGCTCCAGCTATGCCCGACGGCCGCCGGGCCCGGCGCCAATCCCTTTCATCGGCAATATCTTCCACCTGCAAGGCGAGCCGCACCACGCCCTGGCAAGGCTCGCTGGGGTGTACGGCCCCGTCATGTCCTTGAAGCTCGGCACGACCACTGCCATCATCGCCTCCTCCGCGTCGGGCGCCCGCGACATCCTGCAGAAGTACGACCACCTCCTGGCCGCGCGGTCCATCACCGACGCCGGGCGCGCGCTGGGAAACCATGAGCGCTCCATCGTGTGGCTGCCGTGCACCAGCCCGCTGTGGAAGCGCCTCCGCGCCGTGTGCACCAACCACCTATTCTCGGCGCGCGGCCTCGACGCGACGCGGGCCGTGCGGGAGGAGAAGGTGAGGGAGCTGGTCGGCTCCCTCCGCGCCCACCACGCCGGCGAGGCCGTGGACGTCGGCCGTGTCGTGTTCTCCGGGGTTCTAAACCTCGTGTCCAACGTGCTGTTTTCCGAGGACGTGGCCGACATGAGCTCGGACCGGGCGCAGGAACTAGAGGTCCTCATCAGGGGCATGGTGGAGGAGTTCACCAAGCCCAACTTGTCGGACCTCTTCCCGGTGCTCTCTGCGCTAGACTTGCAGGGCCGCCGCCGGCGCACCACACAGTACCTGAGAAGGTTCAATGACTTCTTCGACCCGATCATCCGCCGCCGTATGAAATATGAAGGTGAAAGGAAAGATGATTTCTTAGACGTGCTACTCCAGCTTCATTCGGTGGATCAGCTCAGCCTCGAGGCTCTCAATTGCTTTCTTTCG GATTTGTTCGTGTCAGGGGCGGAGACTAACTCGATCACAGTGGAGTGGACGATGGCCGAGCTACTCCGGCAACCGGCCGTGATGTCAAAGGTTCGCGCCGAGTTGCGGGAAACTCTCGGCCCGAAGCAGCACCCTGACGAGTCCGACGTCGATAGGATGCCATACCTGCGCGCCGTGGTGATGGAGACCATGCGGCTTCACCCGCCGAGCCCACTCTTGATGCCGCACGAGGCCATGGCCGATGGCGCCGAGGTCGGCGGCTTTGCGGTGTCCAAGGGCACCAAGCTGATCGTCAATCTGTGGGCCATCATGCGAGACCCAGCGCTGTGGAAGCAGCCCGAGGAGTTCATCCCTGAGAGATTCCTAGGGGCGGACATGGATTTCCGGCGCAAGGACCACGGGGAGTTCATGCCGTTCGGGGCAGGGAGGAGGGCGTGCCCTGGGACACCCATGGCCACGAGGGTGGTGACGCTGATCCTTGCGTCCGTGCTTCACGCGTTTGAGTGGAGACTGCCCGATGGGATGCAACCGTGCGACGTCGATGTTAGGGGCCGGTTTGGCACGTCGCTCAAAATGGTCACGCCACTCAAGGCCGTGCCGGTGCCGTTGTTCTAG